The Larimichthys crocea isolate SSNF chromosome XI, L_crocea_2.0, whole genome shotgun sequence genome has a segment encoding these proteins:
- the ylpm1 gene encoding YLP motif-containing protein 1 isoform X3, translating to MYPSWGNFGGPQPQNYGGSGPRKPGGAHAGQAAGFGGFEAPSSGSLFSSLQEQHLQQMQQLQMLHQKQLQSVLHHGNTANAYGAGHSGVHSGTPWHPEGPGHSESGVQSYYNQEETPGQPTRGPPPQQGHPSHPPPPPPQPKPNDSQPVPPPPEPPSLKPLENNAAPKQEANKKQLSTTENDTSLPLQEQQQLWYKQHLQNLQKLKQERAKQNQKEGDGPLPPTAVGQSVPPPPPPSDPPKGIPPPPPPKEEPPAPPPPPEDARPEIPQDPEEAVRLQQLQAAAAQWQQVQQQRAGLQYQALMQHHEKLQQILEQYQQLIQQPTNLQSMSPEMQLRHYEMQQQQFMPLFQDWDRSFALWREQFQTYPHKDQLQDYEHQWKQWQEQMNATNAHLQERVATLTAMVPFASSQYSSGMVGQYGHYPGQDIQIQQQSVKPGIQPSPVAVGPRSQGPRPTGFGPHSEPPAGPPARGSGPAGIVRPPVPPSVQPPSFNGIRGPRGNNPRFDQPQQRFDGPPRFDQPQQRFDGPPRFDQPQQRFDGPPKFDQPQQRFDGPPRFEKPQQRFDGPPRFDQPRHRFDGPPRFDQPRQRFDGPLRFDQPRFGQPPRFEQPPRHPGPPGPPPRFERPPVPQQMQQQGLQLKAEPATKQPDSMDSKTPGKTAVQSEKEKSDSKPDKANADDMTDDNLLGTEGFFVQNDPIPQTIKTNTTEEPDDTNVSNNKEKPKPADSKPNVTAPSTVASKNTTTQNPVKPDEPLTNNKPPQVTKPPGIQQDPQASGQVQSRPDPPRPSPGRGRGQPPGPVQVHGRGRGQRGPNTLPPGEKMGEMSYDYLPEEDMGMPEQQEEYHWQDPSYEEYGGGESEVPPEEMWMPEEHHFQTEDDYYEESMGGPPMGRGGHPMMRGGHPMGRGGPPMGRGGMPMGRGGPPLGRGGPPMVRGGPPMGRGGPPMGRGGPPMARGGPPMGRGGPPMGRGGPPMGRGGPPPMGRGGPHPMGRGGPPPMGRGEPMDRHWEEVESAEYSEEGDPYWGERRPPMRGMRPPFPPGRGRPPRGHPAFMHQGRGRPPHPGHGPMDHEPLGHEIDTDDTEIDPARHPMYHGHDIHSHPDVGRGRRRVPPPPPHEIMDPMEEPLYDEGRERELGWQPPHGRGPPLPPHENMDAGGMRRRPMGRGMARGMWRPGPTHEEYEEGYSEGYVEDYGHGEDGYRWRPPQEYPPDDYRHEAKYYESEWDRDREHAPPERDYPPRMPPPEPYRDRHWLEEREREGERGHPYPYDEHDRGRGELRIREYRNEPPYRQEESPYPPPPPSSEWDRPSRLPPLPERGYPADYEDRRGRYEEHKDEPPMDRPPPLPSVAPVTNLPESSVDPAPQGGANLLALSQRQHEIILKAAQELKLIRELQEGKTPATEPQPPPTDILPELPAGLLGLEIPPEVRNVLKGMNAAAQTTVPESVSWDTKPSTTDYQSSLSAIPTSTVIPKTVDYGHGHEPGATVERISYGERIILRPDPMPSDRGYEKEPLGPRDPYSRDPYYERRLDPYMDRREYSRERELYREKLPPEYERERFERERYPPRERDESTQSMVEERSPLAPHLRSGYRDRDRDLREKERSGSRDRDEHYGRPGYDRPPYERTGLDRSGPERYGHSSSPYVERRSYPDDRGPPTAPPLPPPPQPPPRVERKPEIKNIDDILKPPGRLSRPERIVIIMRGLPGSGKSHVAKLIRDKEVDCGGAPPRVLVLDDYFMTEVEKVEKDPDTGKRVKTKVLEYEYEPEMEDTYRSSMLKTFKKTLDDGFFPFIILDTVNDRVKHFDQFWSAAKTKGFEVYLAEITADTQTCAKRNVHGRTLKDIMKMSNNWEPSPRHMVRLDVRSLLQDAAIEEVEMEDFNPDDEPKEPKREEEEEGDLSDLSRRPLLL from the exons atgtacCCCTCCTGGGGAAACTTTGGTGGACCCCAGCCGCAAAACTATGGAGGGTCTGGTCCCCGTAAGCCTGGTGGCGCCCACGCCGGCCAGGCGGCGGGGTTCGGCGGATTCGAGGCCCCGTCCAGCGGCTCGCTGTTCTCCAGCCTCCAGGAGCAACACCTCCAACagatgcagcagctgcagatgcTGCACCAGAAGCAGCTCCAGTCTGTGTTACACCACGGCAACACTGCCAACGCGTACGGTGCCGGACACTCGGGTGTGCACTCGGGGACACCGTGGCATCCGGAGGGACCGGGACATTCAGAAAGCGGAGTTCAGTCGTACTATAATCAAGAGGAGACTCCCGGACAACCGACGAGAGGTCCCCCTCCTCAGCAGGGTCACCCATCAcatcctcctccgcctccaccgCAACCGAAACCCAACGACTCCCAGCCGGTGCCTCCCCCTCCGGAGCCCCCGTCATTAAAGCCCCTGGAGAACAATGCTGCCCCCAAACAAGAGGCCAACAAGAAACAGCTGTCCACGACAGAAAACGACACATCCCTACCTTTGCAG GAGCAACAGCAACTTTGGTACAAACAACATCTTCAAAACCTACAGAAGTTAAAGCAAGAGCGAGCCAAACAGAATCAGAAAGAGGGCGATGGTCCCCTGCCGCCAACAGCTGTGGGCCAGtcagttcctcctcctcctcctccatcagacCCACCGAAAGGCAtacctcctccaccccctccaaAAGAGGAACCCCcagcaccacctccacctcctgaggACGCAAGG cctgaGATCCCGCAAGACCCAGAGGAGGCTGTCCGCCTCCAACAGCTACAGGCTGCAGCAGCGCAGTGGcaacaggtgcagcagcagagagcaggcTTACAATACCAGGCTCTCATGCAGCACCATGAGAAACTTCAGCAGATCCTGGAACAATACCAACAATTGATTCAGCAACCTACAAACCTACAG TCAATGTCTCCTGAAATGCAGCTGAGGCACTATGAAatgcaacagcagcagttcaTGCCTTTATTCCAAGACTGGGATCGCTCCTTCGCCCTGTGGCGTGAGCAGTTCCAGACCTATCCCCACAAAGACCAGCTGCAAGACTATGAACACCAGTGGAAGCAGTGGCAGGAGCAGATGAACGCCACCAATGCCCACCTTCAAGAAAGAGTGGCCACTCTTACTGCCATGGTGCCATTTGCCTCAAGCCAGTATAGTAGTGGGATGGTGGGACAGTATGGCCACTACCCTGGACAAGACATACAAATCCAGCAGCAATCAGTAAAACCGGGTATTCAGCCCTCACCTGTTGCTGTTGGTCCCAGATCTCAAGGTCCAAGGCCCACTGGCTTTGGACCACATTCAGAACCACCTGCTGGTCCCCCTGCGAGAGGCAGTGGCCCTGCTGGCATAGTCAGACCCCCAGTTCCCCCCTCCGTTCAGCCACCAAGCTTCAACGGCATTAGAGGTCCACG TGGAAACAACCCTAGATTTGACCAACCACAGCAGCGCTTTGATGGTCCCCCGAGGTTTGACCAACCACAGCAACGCTTTGATGGTCCCCCGAGATTTGACCAACCACAGCAACGCTTTGATGGTCCCCCAAAGTTTGACCAACCACAGCAACGCTTTGATGGCCCCCCTCGATTTGAGAAACCACAGCAGCGCTTTGATGGGCCCCCTCGGTTTGACCAACCACGACATCGTTTTGATGGTCCACCCAGGTTTGACCAACCACGGCAGCGCTTTGATGGTCCACTCAGATTTGATCAACCTCGATTTGGGCAGCCGCCTAGGTTTGAACAGCCTCCAAGGCACCCTGGCCCCCCTGGCCCCCCTCCTCGTTTTGAACGCCCACCTGTGCCCCAGCAAATGCAACAGCAAGGTCTCCAACTTAAGGCCGAACCAGCCACTAAACAGCCTGACAGTATGGATTCTAAGACTCCAGGAAAAACAGCTGTGcagtctgaaaaagaaaaaagtgactCAAAACCAGATAAGGCCAATGCTGATGACATGACAGATGACAACTTGCTTGGAACTGAGGGCttttttgtccaaaatgacCCCATTccacagacaataaaaacaaacacgacTGAAGAACCTGATGACACTAATGTgtcaaacaataaagaaaaacccAAACCTGCTGACAGCAAGCCTAATGTAACTGCTCCATCTACTGTAGCATCAAAAAATACTACTACACAAAATCCTGTCAAACCAGATGAACCATTGACAAACAACAAGCCCCCACAGGTTACAAAGCCCCCTGGAATCCAACAGGACCCACAAGCCTCTGGCCAAGTGCAGTCAAGACCAGATCCTCCAAGGCCTTCCCCAGGTAGGGGACGAGGCCAACCCCCAGGGCCTGTTCAAGTGCATGGACGAGGACGTGGGCAGAGGGGACCAAACACTTTACCGCCTGGGGAGAAGATGGGAGAAATGTCTTATGACTACTTGCCTGAAGAGGATATGGGAATGCCAGAACAGCAGGAAGAATATCACTGGCAGGATCCTTCATACGAGGAGTATGGTGGTGGGGAATCTGAGGTGCCCCCTGAAGAAATGTGGATGCCAGAGGAACATCACTTCCAAACAGAGGATGATTATTATGAAGAGTCAATGGGAGGACCCCCTATGGGAAGAGGAGGGCACCCAATGATGAGAGGAGGGCACCCGATGGGCAGAGGTGGTCCTCCCATGGGAAGAGGAGGTATGCCTATGGGTAGAGGGGGACCACCTTTGGGTAGAGGGGGACCACCAATGGTTAGAGGAGGTCCCCCTATGGGAAGAGGAGGTCCCCCTATGGGAAGAGGAGGCCCTCCTATGGCAAGAGGAGGTCCCCCTATGGGAAGAGGAGGTCCACCTATGGGAAGAGGGGGACCGCCAATGGGCAGAGGAGGTCCACCCCCCATGGGAAGAGGAGGACCACACCCTATGGGAAGAGGAGGACCACCTCCCATGGGAAGAGGAGAACCAATGGACAGACACTGGGAAGAAGTTGAGTCAGCAGAGTACTCAGAGGAAGGGGACCCTTACTGGGGAGAAAGGAGACCTCCAATGAGAGGCATGAGACCCCCATTTCCACCTGGCCGTGGTCGTCCCCCACGTGGTCATCCTGCTTTCATGCACCAAGGACGTGGACGTCCCCCACACCCAGGGCATGGGCCAATGGATCATGAGCCATTAGGTCATGAAATAGACACTGATGATACTGAAATAGATCCAGCAAGGCACCCCATGTACCATGGACATGACATTCATAGCCATCCTGATGTCGGAAGGGGCAGGCGTCGCgtgccaccaccaccacctcacgAAATAATGGATCCCATGGAGGAACCATTGTATGAtgaaggaagggagagagaactGGGGTGGCAGCCACCACATGGCAGAggtcctcctctgcctccacaTGAAAACATGGATGCGGGGGGAATGAGAAGAAGACCTATGGGTCGAGGAATGGCTAGAGGCATGTGGCGACCAGGTCCAACACATGAGGAATACGAAGAGGGATATAGCGAGGGTTATGTTGAGGATTATGGTCATGGGGAAGATGGGTACCGCTGGCGGCCACCGCAGGAATATCCCCCTGATGACTATCGGCATGAGGCCAAATACTATGAGTCTGAATGGGACAGGGACAGAGAGCATGCTCCTCCTGAGAGGGACTATCCCCCCCGCATGCCACCACCAGAGCCCTACAGAGATCGCCATTGGctagaagaaagagaaagagaaggagaaagaggtcACCCATATCCATATGATGAGCATGACAGGGGTAGAGGAGAACTTAGAATCCGTGAATACAGGAATGAGCCCCCGTACCGACAGGAAGAGTCACCatatccaccaccaccaccctcatcAGAATGGGATAGGCCTTCAAGACTTCCTCCACTACCGGAGAGAGGGTATCCTGCAGACTACGAGGATCGCAGAGGTCGCTATGAAGAGCACAAGGATGAGCCCCCTATGGATAGACCTCCACCTTTACCTTCTGTTGCACCTGTCACAAACTTACCAGAGAGCTCAGTTGATCCAGCACCACAAGGTGGGGCAAATCTACTTGCCCTCTCCCAACGTCAGCATGAGATCATCTTGAAAGCTGCTCAAGAGCTTAAACTTATAAG GGAATTACAGGAGGGGAAAACACCTGCTACTGAACCGCAGCCTCCACCTACTGACATCCTGCCTGAACTTCCTGCTGGTCTTCTTGGTTTGGAGATCCCACCAGAAGTCAGGAATGTTCTGAAG GGCATGAATGCAGCTGCACAGACAACTGTACCTGAGTCTGTGTCTTGGGATACCAAGCCTTCTACCACAGATTACCAGTCATCGCTTTCCGCTATACCCACCTCTACAGTGATTCCAAAGACTGTGGATTATGGACATGGGCATG AGCCTGGAGCCACAGTTGAGCGGATCTCTTATGGGGAGAGAATAATTTTGAGGCCTGATCCAATGCCATCAGACAGGGGCTATGAAAAAG AACCGCTTGGTCCCAGAGATCCTTACAGCAGAGACCCATATTATGAAAGACGATTGGACCCTTACATGGACCGTCGGGAGTACAGTAGAGAGAGGGAATTATACAGAGAAAAGCTTCCACCTGAATACGAACGAGAAAGATTCGAAAGGGAGCGCTATCCCccaagagagagggatgagag CACACAGTCCATGGTTGAAGAAAG ATCTCCACTGGCACCTCATTTACGCTCAGGATACAGGGACAGAGACCGAGATCTTCGAGAGAAGGAGCGAAGCGGCAGTCGTGATCGAGATGAACATTATGGAAGGCCAGGCTATGATAGACCTCCATACGAGCGCACTGGACTCGACCGCAGTGGGCCTGAGCGTTACGGCCACAGCTCCTCACCTTACG TGGAGAGAAGAAGTTATCCAGATGACAGAGGGCCTCCCACGGCACCAcccctcccacctccacctcagccACCCCCACGAGTCGAGAGGAAGCCTGAAATCAAGAATATCGACGATATCCTCAAACCACCTGGCAGATTATCTCGGCCTGAAAGG ATTGTCATCATAATGAGAGGGTTACCAGGAAGTGGAAAAAGCCATGTTGCAAAGCTCATACGG GATAAGGAAGTCGACTGTGGCGGTGCACCCCCAAGAGTTCTTGTGTTGGACGACTATTTCATGACGGAGGTTGAGAAAGTTGAGAAAGATCCAGACACAGGGAAAAGGGTCAAAACCAAG GTTCTCGAGTACGAGTATGAGCCAGAGATGGAGGATACCTACCGGAGCAGCAtgcttaaaacatttaagaaaactCTGGACGATGGCTTTTTCCCCTTCATCATTTTAGACACCGTTAATGACAGAGTTAAACATTTTGATCAGTTCTGGAGTGCAGCCAAAACAAAAGGTTTTGAG gTGTACCTGGCTGAAATCACTGCAGACACCCAGACCTGTGCAAAGAGAAATGTCCATGGACGTACGCTTAAGGATATAATGAAG ATGTCCAACAACTGGGAACCTTCGCCACGTCATATGGTGCGCTTGGATGTGCGGTCCCTGCTTCAGGATGCTGCTATAGAGGAG GTTGAAATGGAAGATTTCAATCCCGATGATGAGCCCAAGGAACccaagagggaggaggaagaagagggtgatcTG